Proteins encoded in a region of the Bacteroidota bacterium genome:
- a CDS encoding RDD family protein — protein sequence MPAIPIPTALNVPLSYPAAGLGPRLLAWLLDSVIAFGYVLLVMRALDAVSLWSVFGRGTAVFLVVVYLPVVLYHLVCEIVLSGQSIGKKALGLRVVRIDGTAPGLGDYLLRWLLRIVEILFLSGIPAIVSIAVTKRGQRLGDLAAGTTVVQTRQQTHLTDTIYSRLGEQHVPTYPDVEFLTDTDVQTVRDVLKRLRTEGRTPHAEKLARRAKTAIERKLGLAPVQEPPAVFLQRIVKDYNAVLDTYTLPTRRGA from the coding sequence GTGCCCGCCATCCCGATCCCGACCGCGCTCAACGTTCCGCTGAGCTACCCGGCGGCCGGCCTCGGTCCGCGCCTGCTTGCGTGGCTCCTCGACTCGGTCATCGCGTTCGGCTACGTCCTGCTGGTCATGCGCGCGCTGGACGCCGTGTCGCTCTGGTCCGTCTTCGGGCGGGGCACCGCGGTCTTCTTGGTGGTCGTCTATCTCCCCGTCGTGCTCTACCACCTCGTCTGCGAGATCGTGCTCAGCGGGCAGAGCATCGGGAAGAAGGCCCTCGGCCTCCGCGTCGTTCGCATCGACGGCACCGCACCCGGGCTGGGGGACTACCTCCTACGCTGGCTGCTGCGCATCGTCGAGATCCTGTTCCTCTCGGGCATCCCCGCCATCGTGTCGATCGCGGTCACGAAGCGCGGCCAGCGCCTCGGGGACCTCGCCGCGGGCACGACGGTCGTGCAGACTCGCCAGCAGACGCACCTCACCGATACGATCTACAGCCGCCTCGGCGAGCAACACGTGCCAACCTACCCGGACGTAGAGTTTCTCACCGACACCGATGTCCAAACCGTCCGCGACGTGCTCAAGCGGCTCCGCACCGAAGGACGGACGCCGCATGCCGAGAAGCTGGCGCGGCGGGCCAAGACCGCCATCGAGCGCAAGTTGGGGCTCGCGCCGGTGCAGGAGCCGCCCGCCGTGTTCCTCCAGCGGATCGTAAAGGACTACAACGCGGTGCTGGACACCTACACGCTGCCGACACGACGCGGGGCGTAG
- a CDS encoding putative nucleotidyltransferase substrate binding domain-containing protein, with protein sequence MSITERIEALLAATEPFNLLTEEQRAATVPFVSTRIYAEGAVILEQGVDTHKALYIVESGLVRLLDAQQQRLIEMCGENTHFGAYGLTAGGILPYEARAVEATVCALVDAERFWALLKQNADFKAFFDENLKRFVRTRETDRDAAGAYLLFDTTLGELLHQPPVTCPPNASIRTVARAMRDYETETVVIMKEGLPMGLVTEGDIATRVVAAGRSAEDPVTDLITRPPVALNTEARLFEGIQVMMQHRIRRVMVMSQENRDGERALAGVITAQDVSHFRGLDPVATVERTEKAQSVEELAAIRSESTRRLLRLYQQGVHAQDLLDVITELDDQLKARLFFLVERDLHQVEPDAASALPWVWLAFGTPGRRECALTTWQSNGLVYDNPSDAAEAERAAAWFALLAQKIEDAFEACGFVSSEEGIVAFAEPFRQPLSAWQAAYRQWASGTEATATRRAAPCFDFRALYGHTALADTLRDTIRQALAGTDAAPRPGIVRLLLDEATSLKPPFTMFGRRLVREKAENGEEGLNLRERGLRPIVGMARALALDLQQTRRTSTFGRLRFVADEVSDIAAEARSLTHAFTTLVDLHVSTQMRAVEVGEKATDWVDPEALSRSQQNLLKEAFRTMGEVQESLRQRYNLR encoded by the coding sequence ATGTCCATCACCGAGCGCATCGAAGCGCTGCTCGCTGCCACCGAGCCCTTCAACCTGCTCACCGAGGAGCAGCGGGCCGCGACGGTGCCGTTCGTTTCCACGCGCATCTACGCAGAGGGCGCGGTCATCCTGGAGCAAGGCGTCGACACGCACAAGGCGCTCTACATCGTCGAGTCCGGCCTTGTCCGGCTCCTGGACGCGCAGCAGCAACGGCTCATCGAGATGTGCGGCGAGAACACGCACTTCGGCGCCTACGGGCTTACGGCGGGCGGCATCCTCCCGTACGAGGCGCGTGCCGTCGAGGCGACGGTGTGCGCCCTCGTCGACGCGGAGCGGTTCTGGGCGCTGCTCAAGCAAAACGCAGACTTCAAGGCGTTCTTCGACGAGAACCTGAAGCGCTTCGTGCGCACGCGCGAGACGGACCGCGACGCGGCCGGGGCCTACCTCCTCTTCGACACCACGTTGGGCGAGCTGCTCCACCAGCCCCCCGTAACCTGCCCGCCGAACGCGTCGATCCGCACGGTCGCGCGCGCCATGCGGGACTACGAGACGGAGACCGTCGTGATCATGAAGGAGGGCCTGCCGATGGGCCTCGTCACCGAGGGCGACATCGCCACGCGCGTGGTGGCCGCAGGACGCTCGGCCGAGGACCCCGTGACCGACCTCATCACCCGCCCCCCCGTCGCGCTGAACACGGAGGCACGTCTCTTCGAGGGCATCCAGGTCATGATGCAGCACCGCATCCGTCGCGTGATGGTGATGAGCCAGGAGAACCGCGACGGCGAACGGGCACTCGCGGGCGTCATCACGGCCCAGGACGTGAGCCACTTCCGCGGCCTCGACCCCGTCGCCACGGTCGAGCGCACCGAGAAAGCCCAATCCGTCGAGGAGTTGGCCGCCATCCGCAGCGAGTCCACGCGGCGGCTGCTGCGGCTCTACCAGCAGGGCGTCCACGCGCAGGACCTGCTCGACGTCATCACCGAACTGGACGACCAGCTCAAGGCCCGGCTCTTCTTCCTCGTGGAGCGCGACCTCCACCAGGTCGAGCCCGACGCGGCCTCGGCGCTGCCGTGGGTGTGGCTCGCCTTCGGGACGCCGGGCCGCCGCGAGTGTGCCCTCACGACCTGGCAGTCCAACGGCCTCGTCTACGACAACCCCTCGGACGCCGCCGAGGCTGAGCGCGCCGCGGCGTGGTTCGCGCTCCTCGCCCAGAAGATCGAGGACGCCTTCGAGGCCTGCGGCTTCGTCAGCAGCGAGGAGGGCATCGTTGCGTTCGCCGAGCCGTTCCGGCAGCCGCTCTCAGCTTGGCAGGCCGCCTACCGGCAGTGGGCCAGCGGCACGGAGGCCACGGCCACACGGCGCGCCGCGCCCTGCTTCGACTTCCGCGCCCTCTACGGCCACACGGCGCTGGCCGACACGCTCCGCGACACCATCCGTCAGGCACTCGCCGGGACCGACGCCGCGCCCCGGCCGGGCATCGTCCGGCTCCTCCTGGACGAGGCAACCAGCCTGAAGCCGCCGTTCACGATGTTCGGCCGCCGCCTCGTCCGCGAGAAAGCAGAGAACGGCGAGGAAGGCCTCAACCTCCGGGAGCGCGGCCTGCGCCCGATCGTGGGCATGGCCCGCGCGCTGGCGCTCGACCTCCAGCAGACGCGCCGCACGAGCACCTTCGGGCGCCTGCGCTTCGTCGCCGACGAGGTGTCGGACATCGCTGCGGAGGCACGCAGCCTCACGCACGCATTCACGACCCTCGTGGACCTGCACGTGAGCACCCAGATGCGCGCCGTCGAGGTCGGCGAGAAGGCCACCGACTGGGTGGACCCCGAGGCGCTCTCGCGCTCGCAGCAGAACCTGCTCAAGGAGGCCTTCCGCACGATGGGCGAGGTCCAGGAGTCGCTCCGGCAGCGGTACAACCTCCGGTGA
- a CDS encoding cation:proton antiporter — protein sequence MPPILPLPITDPVLIVALAMGLILLAPMLFRRLRLPGIVGLIVAGALVGPSVLGLLERDATFELLGTVGLLYLMFVAGVTLDLNQFARQRTQSLVFGLVSFGTPMGLSLLVGPALLGLDLPTSFLLGSIVGSHTLLALPVAQRLGIAKNPAVIMATGGTMVTDVLSLVVLAVVVALQTGDANMLFWGGFAARVALWLVAVLVVLPRLGQWFFRTVRKQPDVEFVFLMFAFFATAWLADLAGLAAIIGAFAAGLVLNRLVPPQSPLMTRIRFVGNAVFIPFFLLSVGLLVDVSVLTQLDVWAKALVVASLVFVGKTIAAGGIGLGFRLRREEIATIAGLTFPQAAATLAVTLIGFDLGFFEAAMVNAVVVVILMTCLAGPWLVERFGRAVALAEAEAASPTERPQRILVPLANPDTAEELVDLALLLHSPTSRQPIYPLTIARREDDVPASEKLLETAVVHAAAADVPCTPLTRIDLNPASGIIRAVREERISTVVVGWNGRSTATAFVFGSILDQVLEETRTMTVVSKLEAPVNTTARLLVAVPPLAEREAGFPVALRALKVLADQKGASLLFLTTSESVAPLRSLAERTKPAAPFEVATLDAWADLPASLDRVVVANDMIVLVSVRQGTLAWRPALDRLPRVLAARFDTVSFLTIYLAEPDRTALTTDANDPEGVTAVLDALPPQHILTALRPGSAEYALQQLLCQAFADRPELPFRLARILAQGTTDGMLPSEADPMADGTYAPELLPGVVFYHLHTPEVRQMQLFLGLNNNGLLFEHTGSPVHAVLVLLVPMDVDSTTYLRRLSVVAHLIHTPEHVEAVRDVNTPAEARALLRQHLAEAVVG from the coding sequence ATGCCGCCCATCCTTCCGCTGCCCATCACCGATCCGGTCCTGATCGTCGCCCTGGCGATGGGGCTGATCCTGCTCGCGCCGATGCTGTTTCGGCGACTGCGGCTGCCCGGCATCGTGGGGCTGATCGTGGCGGGGGCGCTGGTGGGGCCGAGCGTGCTGGGGCTGCTGGAGCGCGACGCCACGTTCGAGCTGCTCGGGACGGTCGGGCTGCTCTATCTGATGTTCGTGGCGGGCGTGACGCTCGACCTGAACCAGTTCGCGCGGCAGCGAACGCAAAGCCTCGTCTTCGGGCTCGTGTCGTTCGGGACGCCCATGGGACTGTCGCTGCTCGTCGGCCCGGCACTGCTGGGGCTGGACCTGCCGACGTCGTTCCTGCTCGGCTCGATCGTCGGCTCACACACGCTGCTGGCGCTCCCTGTGGCACAGCGGCTCGGCATCGCTAAGAACCCGGCGGTCATCATGGCGACGGGCGGGACGATGGTGACGGACGTGCTCTCGCTTGTCGTGCTCGCGGTCGTGGTGGCACTGCAAACGGGCGACGCCAATATGCTCTTCTGGGGTGGCTTCGCGGCGCGCGTGGCGCTGTGGCTGGTGGCCGTGCTGGTGGTGCTGCCGCGCCTCGGGCAATGGTTCTTCCGCACCGTGCGCAAGCAGCCCGATGTCGAGTTCGTCTTCCTGATGTTTGCCTTCTTCGCGACGGCGTGGCTGGCCGACCTCGCCGGGCTTGCAGCCATCATCGGCGCGTTCGCGGCGGGCCTCGTGCTCAACCGGCTCGTGCCGCCGCAGAGCCCGCTCATGACACGCATCCGCTTCGTTGGCAACGCGGTCTTCATCCCGTTCTTCCTGCTCTCGGTGGGCCTCCTCGTCGATGTGAGCGTGCTCACGCAGCTCGACGTGTGGGCGAAGGCGCTCGTGGTGGCGAGCCTCGTGTTCGTCGGTAAGACGATTGCGGCAGGGGGCATCGGGCTGGGCTTCCGGCTGCGGCGCGAGGAGATCGCGACGATCGCGGGGCTGACGTTTCCGCAGGCGGCGGCCACGCTCGCGGTGACGCTCATCGGCTTCGACCTGGGCTTCTTCGAGGCAGCGATGGTCAACGCCGTCGTCGTGGTGATCCTGATGACGTGCCTCGCGGGGCCGTGGCTGGTGGAGCGCTTCGGGCGCGCGGTGGCCCTCGCCGAAGCCGAGGCGGCCTCGCCGACGGAGCGCCCGCAACGCATCCTCGTCCCGCTCGCCAACCCCGACACCGCTGAAGAGTTGGTCGACCTCGCGCTCCTGCTCCACAGCCCGACGAGCCGCCAGCCGATCTACCCACTCACCATCGCCCGCCGCGAGGACGATGTCCCGGCGAGCGAGAAGCTGCTCGAAACGGCCGTCGTCCATGCCGCCGCCGCCGACGTGCCGTGCACGCCGCTGACGCGCATCGACCTCAACCCGGCGTCGGGCATCATCCGCGCCGTCCGCGAGGAGCGCATCTCGACGGTCGTCGTCGGGTGGAACGGGCGCAGCACGGCCACCGCGTTCGTCTTCGGGAGCATCCTCGACCAGGTGCTCGAAGAGACACGCACGATGACCGTCGTGAGCAAGCTGGAGGCGCCGGTCAACACGACGGCGCGGCTGCTCGTGGCGGTGCCGCCGCTGGCCGAGCGCGAGGCCGGCTTCCCCGTGGCGCTCCGCGCGCTGAAGGTGCTCGCCGACCAGAAGGGGGCCTCGCTCCTGTTTCTGACGACGTCCGAGTCGGTGGCACCGCTGCGGTCGCTGGCCGAGCGCACGAAGCCCGCCGCCCCGTTCGAGGTCGCCACGCTCGACGCCTGGGCCGACCTCCCGGCCTCGCTCGACCGCGTGGTGGTCGCCAATGACATGATCGTGCTGGTGAGCGTCCGGCAGGGTACGCTCGCGTGGCGGCCCGCGCTCGACCGCCTTCCCCGCGTGCTCGCGGCGCGCTTCGACACCGTCTCGTTTCTCACGATCTACCTCGCCGAGCCCGACCGCACCGCGCTCACCACCGACGCAAACGACCCCGAGGGCGTGACGGCCGTGCTAGACGCGCTGCCGCCGCAGCACATTCTCACAGCGCTGAGACCGGGCAGCGCCGAATATGCCCTCCAGCAGTTGCTCTGCCAGGCGTTCGCGGACCGTCCCGAACTCCCCTTCCGGCTCGCGCGAATCCTAGCCCAAGGCACAACCGATGGCATGCTGCCGAGCGAGGCCGACCCCATGGCCGACGGCACCTACGCGCCCGAACTGCTCCCCGGCGTGGTGTTCTACCACCTCCACACGCCCGAGGTGCGGCAGATGCAGCTCTTCCTCGGGCTCAACAACAATGGCCTCCTATTCGAGCACACCGGCAGCCCCGTCCATGCCGTTCTCGTCCTCCTCGTCCCGATGGATGTCGATTCGACGACCTACCTACGGCGGCTCTCCGTCGTGGCGCACCTCATCCACACGCCCGAGCACGTCGAGGCCGTCCGTGACGTGAATACGCCCGCCGAGGCGCGCGCCCTGCTCCGACAACACCTTGCCGAAGCGGTAGTCGGGTGA
- a CDS encoding glycerophosphodiester phosphodiesterase family protein — MTQPRSSISSPPRRPSGFDLQGHRGARGLRPENTLPAFDLALDLGVTTLELDTVISQDEEVVVSHEPWMNHATASHPDGRPVAPDEARSLNLFRMPYAEIARYDVGQRGNPRFPEQQAMAVAKPRLRDMIARAEAKAAEDGRPAPFYNIETKCTEATDDLFHPSPERFTALLWHVLDATGIAARATLQSFDVRTLHEAHHRALPIRLALLVAYESEHSVTGHLARLGFVPHIYSPDHRLVDADLMTAAASVGMDVIPWTVNDPEDGQRLRDLGVAGLITDYPDRVR; from the coding sequence GTGACCCAACCTCGCTCCTCCATCTCGTCGCCTCCGCGGCGCCCGTCCGGCTTCGACCTGCAAGGTCACCGCGGCGCCCGCGGCCTCCGTCCCGAGAACACGCTGCCCGCGTTCGACCTGGCGCTCGACCTCGGCGTGACCACGCTCGAACTCGACACGGTCATTTCGCAGGACGAGGAGGTCGTGGTGAGCCACGAGCCGTGGATGAACCACGCTACCGCGTCGCACCCGGACGGGCGGCCCGTCGCGCCGGACGAGGCGCGGAGCCTCAATCTGTTCCGGATGCCCTACGCCGAGATCGCGCGCTACGATGTGGGGCAGCGTGGCAACCCGCGCTTCCCGGAGCAGCAGGCGATGGCCGTGGCCAAGCCGCGCTTGCGTGATATGATCGCGCGTGCCGAGGCGAAGGCCGCCGAGGACGGACGCCCAGCCCCGTTCTACAACATCGAGACGAAGTGTACCGAGGCAACGGACGACCTCTTCCACCCGAGCCCCGAGCGCTTCACCGCGCTCCTCTGGCACGTCCTCGACGCCACGGGCATCGCTGCACGCGCCACGCTGCAGTCGTTCGACGTGCGAACGCTGCACGAGGCGCACCACCGCGCGCTGCCGATCCGGCTCGCGCTCCTCGTGGCATACGAGAGCGAGCACAGCGTCACGGGCCACCTCGCCCGCCTCGGCTTCGTCCCGCACATCTACAGCCCCGACCACCGCCTCGTGGACGCCGACTTGATGACGGCTGCAGCGTCCGTCGGCATGGACGTGATTCCGTGGACCGTCAACGACCCCGAAGATGGGCAGCGCCTCCGCGACCTCGGCGTCGCCGGACTGATCACCGACTACCCGGACCGCGTTCGGTGA
- a CDS encoding DUF971 domain-containing protein, with translation MSTPHPVRLAADHTAQELTIVWSDDHTSVLSFDGLRRVCPCVSCRGGHGKMHEPIDPMLFVLPSLQTHTIEELRPAGNYGLQIRWGDGHSTGIYQWSFLREVDPALRDA, from the coding sequence ATGTCCACGCCGCACCCCGTACGCCTCGCCGCCGATCACACCGCGCAAGAGCTCACCATCGTCTGGAGCGACGACCACACCTCTGTGCTCTCGTTTGACGGGCTGCGGCGGGTGTGCCCGTGCGTGTCGTGCCGAGGCGGTCACGGCAAGATGCACGAGCCCATCGACCCGATGCTCTTCGTGCTGCCGTCGCTGCAGACGCACACCATCGAGGAACTGCGCCCGGCGGGCAACTACGGCCTCCAGATCCGCTGGGGCGACGGCCACAGCACGGGCATCTATCAGTGGAGCTTCCTTCGCGAGGTCGACCCCGCGCTGCGGGACGCCTGA
- a CDS encoding sigma-54 dependent transcriptional regulator, with protein MPLRIALIDDDPDYARLLAHRLSSVAGVQTQHYASGVTAVAALRERGAAFADLVFLDLVMPDQNGLETLQKVNALAPDLPVVMVSAQSEVRTAVEAVRLGAYDYLTKGQDDLVRITGIAERVAERVALHREVETLRQRVSTPAGFPELLGESGAMSHVYRMVKKATRGDINVAIQGESGTGKELVAEAIHHNSARADEPFVIVNCAAIPRELMESEFFGHEKGSFTGAFERKIGTFERADGGTLFLDEIGELDLDLQAKLLRVLQNGRLTRVGGNETIEVDVRVISATNRDILEMVREGTFREDLYYRLFSFPIHLPPLRDRDQDALLLANHFLARFQERHEAFDEKYLTSTVQRAILRYAWPGNVRELKNAVERAALVSDENGITTEDLMLAQQPLSGDTEVLTAEPETPRGKLFAAENPDEILPIEELKRLAVEHALQVCGGNIERTAQKLGVTRSTIYRLMKKFDIEQVA; from the coding sequence ATGCCTCTTCGTATCGCCCTCATTGATGACGATCCCGACTACGCCCGGCTGCTCGCGCACCGGCTCAGCAGCGTGGCAGGCGTCCAGACTCAACACTACGCGTCGGGCGTGACAGCCGTCGCCGCGCTTCGCGAGCGGGGCGCCGCCTTTGCCGACCTCGTCTTCCTCGACCTCGTCATGCCCGACCAGAACGGGCTGGAGACGCTGCAGAAGGTGAACGCGCTCGCGCCGGACCTCCCCGTGGTCATGGTGTCGGCGCAGTCCGAGGTGCGCACCGCCGTTGAGGCGGTGCGGCTGGGTGCCTACGACTACCTCACGAAGGGGCAGGACGACCTCGTGCGCATCACGGGCATCGCGGAGCGCGTGGCCGAGCGTGTCGCCCTCCACCGCGAGGTCGAGACGCTCCGGCAGCGCGTCAGCACCCCGGCGGGCTTCCCCGAACTGCTCGGCGAGAGTGGCGCGATGTCGCACGTCTACCGCATGGTCAAGAAGGCGACGCGCGGCGACATCAACGTGGCGATCCAGGGCGAGAGCGGCACCGGCAAGGAACTCGTCGCCGAGGCCATCCACCACAACTCCGCCCGTGCCGACGAGCCGTTCGTGATCGTCAACTGCGCCGCGATCCCGCGTGAGCTGATGGAGTCGGAGTTCTTCGGCCATGAGAAAGGCTCCTTCACCGGCGCGTTCGAGCGCAAGATCGGGACCTTCGAGCGCGCCGACGGCGGGACGCTCTTCCTCGACGAGATCGGCGAACTCGACCTCGACCTGCAGGCGAAGCTGCTGCGCGTGCTCCAGAACGGCCGCCTCACCCGCGTGGGCGGCAACGAGACGATCGAGGTGGACGTCCGCGTCATCTCGGCGACCAACCGCGACATCCTGGAGATGGTGCGCGAGGGGACGTTCCGCGAGGACCTCTACTACCGCCTCTTCTCGTTCCCCATCCACCTCCCGCCGCTGCGCGACCGCGACCAGGACGCGCTCCTGCTCGCCAACCACTTCCTCGCCCGCTTCCAAGAGCGCCACGAAGCCTTCGACGAGAAGTACCTCACCTCGACGGTCCAACGCGCCATCCTGCGCTATGCCTGGCCGGGCAATGTGCGCGAGCTAAAGAACGCCGTCGAGCGCGCGGCCCTTGTCTCCGACGAGAACGGGATCACGACCGAAGACCTGATGCTCGCCCAACAGCCGCTCTCGGGCGACACCGAGGTGCTCACGGCTGAGCCCGAGACGCCGCGCGGCAAGCTCTTCGCCGCCGAGAACCCCGACGAGATCCTCCCCATCGAAGAGCTGAAGCGCCTCGCCGTGGAGCACGCGCTCCAGGTGTGCGGCGGCAACATCGAGCGGACCGCGCAGAAGCTCGGCGTCACGCGCTCGACGATCTACCGGCTGATGAAGAAGTTCGACATCGAGCAGGTGGCGTAG
- a CDS encoding outer membrane beta-barrel protein, which produces MRATLLFLTLIAFGLFAPTAATAQGLVGGGLILGIPQGEFGDATDNVGFGASGMALYQFPLTPIALGVEGTFMIYGRERFNVPLGSGPLGNVRVDVVTDNNIAQGHLVLRLLPPLPGPITPYADALLGFSYFWTQSRVEDDDFGDDEPVFDSVNFDDFAFSYGFSGGIGIRLHQSFSGSLLLDLRVRYLLGGEAEYLQDDDFNPDGSIDFSEVDRSRTDLLIPQIGVIFRF; this is translated from the coding sequence ATGCGTGCTACCCTTCTTTTCCTCACCCTCATCGCGTTCGGCTTGTTCGCTCCGACCGCCGCCACCGCCCAAGGGCTCGTCGGGGGCGGGCTCATCCTCGGCATCCCGCAGGGCGAATTTGGCGATGCGACGGACAACGTTGGGTTCGGCGCCTCCGGCATGGCGCTCTATCAGTTTCCGCTCACGCCCATCGCGCTCGGCGTGGAAGGCACGTTCATGATCTATGGCCGCGAACGCTTCAACGTCCCGCTCGGCTCCGGGCCGCTCGGCAACGTGCGTGTGGACGTGGTCACCGACAACAACATCGCCCAGGGCCACCTCGTGCTACGGCTCCTCCCGCCGCTGCCGGGCCCGATTACACCCTACGCGGATGCGCTCCTCGGCTTCAGCTACTTCTGGACCCAGAGCCGCGTCGAGGACGACGACTTCGGCGACGACGAGCCCGTCTTCGACTCGGTGAACTTCGACGACTTCGCCTTCAGCTACGGCTTCTCGGGCGGCATCGGCATCCGGCTCCACCAGTCCTTTTCGGGCTCGCTGCTCCTCGACCTACGCGTGCGCTACCTCCTCGGCGGCGAGGCCGAGTACCTCCAGGACGACGACTTCAACCCGGACGGCTCCATCGACTTCAGCGAAGTCGACCGCTCGCGCACGGACCTCCTGATCCCGCAGATCGGCGTCATCTTCCGATTCTAG